ATTGCAAATTAAAAGGGCAATCAACTTATTACAATCCTTAAAAACATTTAGGCCTCGTATCTTTTGATACGTAATTGgcctcatatcattttatttcatattatcgcatattatctaaatatttaaacgctattcaaacataaattttattcaaattttttttcatattttttcatttaactaTTACTAGTAGTTATAGTATTGAATATAATTCAATATATgtatatcatctatataaaataattgtaatatatatgttatatccTATAGTTAGTAATGTGGGAGTCGAATTCAGTGTCAGTAAaactggagtcggagttggtCAGAGAAACACTATTTCTGACTCTATCTCCGATCGAATTTTTCATAAACATTCCGATCCAGTTCCgtttcaaattcttgaataaACATGCATGTGACAACATTTGTAAGTCAAAAGAAGAATAGTGCAATTTACTTCAGCAATTGAAGGCAAGCCAGCCAATCAAAAGAAAGAATTGTTCCGCTCTAAAGTCTGGGAGACTAAAAAATACACTGTTTGCACAGATTTCAAGAAATATAAGTGATTTAATCAGATATCATCTCCATGTTCCTGATACAACCAGTGGCCTCTTCGCTTCCTTATCCTCACACTGCTCGGTAAACCTTTGCAGACTACAGGCACAATGGCTTCCCTGCCTTCCCACGACCACGACCACGACCACGACCACGACCATCATCATCACCACGACCATCATCAAGATCACGATCATGATCACACTCATGGGGATTCAACAACAAAGTCATGGGTCGGCCTCGATGGTAAGGTGTACCATAGCCATGATGGACTGGCACCGCACTCGCATGAACCCATATACTCCCCAGGCTATTTCAGCAGAAGAGCTCCGCCACTTCTCACCAGGGATTTCAGTGAGAGGGCTTTCACTGTTGGCATCGGTGGCCCAGTTGGTACTGGGTATCTCCTTTCTCCCTTCAATGTTCCATTTGTTAGTTTCTTGACATTATTATCAACATTCCCAATCACCGTTGGATCACTATTAGTATTTTCTTCAAAGACACGGAAGTGattgattataatattatacaaatctTAAGTTCCCTATTCTTTTATGTAAGATTCGGATTCATATGGGGATAGTTTCCTTGGAAGAGTGCTCGGTACAGTAAATTTCTTTAGAAAGACGAGTCTTTTGCTTGGAGGGCTACTTTGGGTAAAATCTCAACTGCTGAAAACCTTATACAAACAATGTTCCTAGTTGATTGGAGTTGCATGTGTAAAATAGTACTGAATGTGTTGAAATTTTCTGCTTCGTTGCCTTTTTGCGAGGGAGCTATGGTCCTTccactttttatgtttttgggtgTTCAATGGATGCCGGATGGTGCCAATGACAACGATGGATGTGTACTTTGggagagaagggggggggggattgGAATTCAAGTTCGCACGGATGTGTACTTAATatgtctttttagtttttaagtCGGTGTTTGTTGATACTCGTAGCCATTTTAGATACTCGTAGCCATTTTAGGAActcatttattcaaatttttcttctgATTTCATCAACAAAGGTTTTTATCCCGCCCCTCAGTATTCTTTATTGGATATGCTCAACTGTTTTAAAAGTAGGGCATTAGCAATCAAATTTAATTCCTATACTATTTTGTAGTATATTCTATTAACATCTATATTTTTAGTGAATTATCTTTCATTCCTCATCCCTCTAGTTGGGTGTTTCCCATTGTATACAcatacttgggttatgccccTTTAATAAacttactttaaaaaattataaaaaaaatatatatcttccaGGCTCCAAGGTTTCTTACAGTTGTGCTATTTTGAACGTTGTTTGTTtcttgttattgttattatgaCATGCTTACCTCATATCTGTTATTCTCTTCAAATGTAAACATGGATGACCAGAAGGGAAGCTAAAGATGTTTGCTCCCCTCCCCCCCTCTCTAGTAGATCCACTTTGTTTCATGTATGTATTTTGCATTGCTAGTCTGAATCCAACTCATAAATGGGTGTTGATGGAATGCCGTTTCATGCCTTACAGGAAAACAGCTTTAATGCTGGCTCTTTGCAAATTATTGCGGGATAAGTACAGTCTTGCTGCGGTAAGTAgaaattctgttttttttttttttttaaatttcttctctttttcctccGTTCAAAGTTATTTATATTCCTACAACTTGGACTCGATAATTGCCACTCTCATTTGGAGGAGTTTAAAAAAACACCTTTTCTAAGCCCAACTTTAGCTCTTTTCTCTGCTTAACCAAACCAATTAACAGACAATCCTGAGCCAAAACGAAgaaagaaaaggggaaaaaaggatAAAGAATGCATCTTTATTTTGTTCATGGCAGTATAGAAACTATTAATCTGATATATCTTACAACATTAATCAGCAGATGAGTATGCGTATGTGTTTGTTCTTACTAAGCATATGTGATAACTTTCTCTATTTTGAGTATCTCTCCATTTCTGGGTGTTTGAAGATTCTCTGGAACCTAATAGTAGAACCTTGCACTGTGGTTGATGTTTCCAAAGACCTTGAAGTCCATGTGGGCCTGTGGCTTGAGTCAAGGCATGCCCAGTATACCTAAAATAGAATATAAGAACACCTTTGGGCTTAAccttaagttttaaataggCATACAACTCACACAAAGGGGATCTGCATTTCTGGTTTTAGTGGTGCTTCATTGGACTGAACTATAATAATTTCTCATCATTTGTTTCTAGAtgttacttgtataaaaaaaaatttgtttctaCACACAATCATGCACATAAATAGATACATAATGTTTGTCAACCTATGTGAGTGCATTCCATACCTCAGGAATTTGAGGGTACAATGTATCAGTTTTGATAGTTCAGGATGCAAAATGAAAGACACCCTATGATTTGAGGGAGGAAACTGTACTTGCCCATATTCTCAGGATGCAACCAAATCTTATTAGAAAGACACCCCGCACAACCCCCTGGTTCCATCTCTACCGATCCTAAACATAAATCTTGATTTGCttgatttggaaaatgatacttggcCCCATGAATTTGCCCCCTCAAAGTTACTGCTCgggtattttaatttattttttttacttaatggttaaggaagtgactattagtgaaggtgtgtattttttttctcttacaggttaaggatgtttaaaaaaggtttgaaagaaaatgaaaaaaaaaagtgcaattgCACTAATGGTAATAACTTTGAGGGGGCAAATTCAGGGGGCTGAGTAGCAGCACCCTCTTGATTTATTTAATCTCTTTCTAGGATGTgttgtacttttttaaaaaagtaaaatacagcCTAGAATATCTAGCTTTGGACCTCCCTCTATATTTGGTCATGGAAGGGCAGAGGGTATCTTGCCtgtcatcaactcattttacCTGTCATCAACTCATTCAAGCTGTTTTGGATATGGGTGTGTCCAAAATAATATGCtgccggttttttttttttatatatatacataaaatactTGAGCATGCAGTTGCAAGCAAGATTCCAGCTTTGTGAAGCTAGCTTTTGCTTAGCCATAACATGTCATTGAccttaacccctaggggttggctcaagtggtaaagtcCTTGGGTTTGGGAGTATGCTCCCCGAGGTCTAAGGTTGAAATCcctttgggtgcaaacaatctctaggggccatcgtaTTGGGGGATTTTTCCCATGAATTACCTGAGGTACACTTGCtagaaactccttgccgagggttTGTGCACCCCgagattagtcgggacactATTCCCAGAcatccggtgccaataaaaaaaacgtCATTGACCTTGCTTATTGTTTAATAAACTGTGTCTATTCATGTGGTGACTGATTACTAGGTTGGCATCTTTTGTAGATATTGAACTCCCCTCACTAGAATTATTTACGAGTTTTCTCTTGCACTGATTCAGAGGAGTGCAttaaaattttctgaaaaaatttgAATCTGTTTTGCTTGTTCCATACTCCATGAGAACATACAAATTCCTTTTGAAAGTCTCCTTTAGTATTCATACAGAAGGATGAGATGGTCTAATCTTGAAGTTTGATATCACTGAACCCATGCTAGAGCCTGTTTTTCATATTCTTCACGCACAAGTAGTTAATTTATTACCTTTCTTCTATATGATAAGATAcacaaggaagaaaagaaatttaaacctTTTATCTTCTGAttttgaaattgtaatttttcagGTGACAAATGATATATTCACAAAAGAAGATGGTGAGTTCTTGGTAAAACATGGAGCACTTCCTGAAGAAAGGATACGTGCTGTCGAAACTGGGGGATGTCCACATGCTGCAATCCGCGAAGACATAAGCATTAATCTTGGTCCTCTTGAGGAGCTCTCTAACTTGTTCAAAGCAGACATACTTCTTTGTGAATCTGGGGGAGGTAACTTTACAAAAGATGATTGATGTGGCAGTAGTTTAATTTTGGTTGATGCAAACTGATATTAAAATTGGCATGTCACAAGTTAGTAACTGGCAATGATGGTCATATCAGAACAAGAATCAAAATGTAgaattaatttgatttaagatTTCATTTGGGGAAATGCAGTTTAATTAGTGGGAGAAGAGCAGCAATGATAAAGTTAGGcagttctttttctcttttagtgAAAACATGATGCATACTTGATGCCCCTTAAGAAAGAGGGTACAAGGTAGTTgctttaatttcatttaaaaagttGCATTATTAGTTCAGGATCTGTTTCTAAAATAAAGTTTCTGTTTCAAAACACAAtcgtaaaaaaaaatgcttatatGAAATTGTGAATAAGCGAGCACCTATCTTATGTTAACGCTTATGGAATTAAAAGTTTCAATGAGAAAAGGTTCAATATTCTCTTGAATTTGTGTTGGTGCAGATAATTTAGCTGCCAACTTCAGTAGAGAACTGGCTGACTATATCATCTATATAATAGATGTATCTGGTGGTGATAAAATTCCTCGGAAAGGTGGCCCTGGTATCACCCAAGCTGATCTCCTTGTAGGTGTTTTCTTAAATTCATAACTGCTGCTTTGGCTATGGCACCCTTCTTACTGTCAATTATCAATCTTTATAAACATAAAGTACTTGGGGAGTCTAATGAAAATGAGTCAATTGTTTTGGATTGCAGGTAATAAACAAGACTGACCTTGCACCAGCAGTTGGAGCTGATTTAACTGTCATGGAACGTGATGCACTTCGAATGCGTGATGGAGGGCCATTTGTCTTTGCTCAGGTCGGGTTGAGtacgtttttcttttttcttttggttgacGGAAACATGATGCAAGCTCTAGTTTGCCCTATTGGTATCACCTGTCAAAAGAAAAGTTTGTTCTATTGGAATTGCACAATTTGCCATGTTCATGATGCATGTGATTTATATGTCAGGTGAAGCATGGACTTGGTGTAGAGGAGATAGTGAACCACATACTACAGGCTTGGGGAGCAGCGACCGGAAAGAAGCGTCACTGACGTCCCTTTCGGGAAGTTGGTTCAGTTTGTATTTTGTATCTCAAGTCACTATTGTATTGGGTAACTTTTTAAATGCCTGTGTGACTGCATTTAGGAATACTCACGACTTTGTTTCCCTGTCTTCTTAATGATGAACATCTGGATACTAATTTATATTCGCCCCCCTTATAAATGGGTGTTTCTAATTTGGGTTGGAGGGCCATGGCAATTTGCTCTCTTGACAATGAGAGAGGAGTGTGAGAGGCAAACACTAATGTAGAAAGTAGGAACAATTGCATGGTGATTCTAAACTGCAATTCGAAGCATCCAAGTATTTTGGTCAAGGGTTGTTGAAGCTCTTgtcaaactaaaaaaattagtagAACTACAAAGGTGGAAGTTGTGCTAGACGTCGTatggaccaaaaaaaaaaccaaatcttCGGATGAGGAAAAGGGGCAAAAGAACCTCTCATGGAGGTGATTGAATTGGAAAGATTCGATGAAAAAGTAGCAAATGCATGAGAATTTATCGAGGGAAATGAAGAGGGAGTGTTGGGGAGGAGGGAGGGGATCTTCCCGTCCGGTGCAACGAGAAATGAAGTTTGAAGTTAATACAGAGAAGAATATAAGGGTGTCAAATCgtattcatgtcatgtcaagtcatgaacattcgactatataaataaatctgaaCCTAGTATGTTAAGTTAAACGTATCAAATTTCCAAATCATAATTGAACCCATTTAGATAATGGGTTATATCGTATCATTTGTTTAgatccgtttaataattaattaaaaatatgttaacatgacacgactcatttaaacttgtttgtttcatgtaaataggttgaactAAAATGTATAACTCTTTTTacctgattaatataattttacataaaagttaaaatctatatttattaataactacaatatcttaaaaaatatatatcaatatttttcaaattttaacatataataaacccaatattacaaactatataataacaaatatgaacataggtctaaaattacaatttcaacaataaaaaaataagcataTTGATAAATACTAATGTTacaatttaacaataataaaattttaatttagaaataaattctaaacggGTTAATTTTATGTTAAGCAGATTGACCCGTTATTGACCTAtttataaatcgtgtcttaacTTGTCAACCCGTTAACAtcaagaataatgctactcatcatccaaacttccatcatcattttatcattttatgatgtgacattaggtgattggatattatttattatatttcacttgtgaatTTATCATTATAGctacatcatgagatgatggaaggatgatgaatagattttttcctttatctaaaagaagaagaaaaagaaacgaaCTTATGATGATGGGCCGGGCCGTTTACACAGAAATCAGACCCGGCCCATGTACTCCACCGTCCCTAATTCTGTAAATTGAATTTCCCCTTCCCGATTCTCAGACCAAGCCATCGAACAGAGAAACCAGTCGCAGAGCATTCCCCACTGAAATAGATATCAGGAAAGAATGGGGGAAGAggtggagaggaagaggagggtCGTGGTCGAGTCGCTTGGATGGCTGACGGAGTCTTCCATAATGCCGAAGAAGCACAGGGCAATAGAAGGGGTGGGGCCCTCCTCCATCCTGGAACTCAAGGCCCACCTCTACAAGTCCCAGGAGGAGTCCAAAAAAAACAAGGAACTCGCCGGCGTCCCCGACTCCGTCACTTTTCACCGCGCCAAGCAGAATATCGCCGCATCCGATTCCTTCTCCGCCAAGAACTCCGGCGTCGAAGCCCGCGCCCACAAGTACCCTTCTCTCTttgtttccctttttgttttttatttttctcgttttgaattatttttttattgtaattttattttgtttcttgggTTTATAATGAGAGAACCGATCTTAAAGGGTCCGTATTTGAGTAGAATTAGGGTTCTAACTTGTGGGgtcatgatgatgattttgtttACTGGTGATACTTAATTTAACCTTGCATGTAACAAGTTCAATTTTTGGTCGATAATGGATATGAAATTGGCAGTAGGTAACTTGCAATGGGGGTTCTTGAGCTTGTTTTTTTGTTAGCAACTGTTATTTACTTCTTCCATAATCTAGAGTTTTCATCTCCCAAATTTAAACTTCACCCGAAACTAATGACCCTTGAGAAAAGCAATCTTCCCCTTTTATATATTCCAGTCTCATgatgttacgatcccacattgactaagtatgagattagttgatgatttataagctcctaggcacccttcccttataagctagttttcaagggtgagttctacctagtgggttcataacaaatggtatcagagccaccccacatctaaggccatgttgcgacggttgcaatatgcggcacggggggtgatgccggcatTGCAGTGTTCGCCCAGAGCTAGaaaaagacctagcgcacagccagcccgtgtgagcgctgggaccgccgtggacgtcggttgcggagcgtggtggttgttacgatcccacattgactaagtatgggattagttgatggtttataagctcctaggcacccttcccttgtaagctagttttcaagggtgagttctacctagtgggttcataacacaTGATGATTTGATTACTGGTGAAGCTTAAGTTTCCTGTTGAACGTAATTAATGCAATAACCGGTATTGAACTATGTATCTTTCTCGATGAGGATGATTGCTAGTAGAAGAATAATGTAACTATCTTGACGCGAACATATAACTCCTTGCAATTCTTCACTTTTCATTTTGGGAATTATTTCCATCAGTGTCCAAATATTGCGGACATGGGATGACATAAGTATTGTGTCCTCTAGTGTCCAACATGCCACTGGACTCTAATTTGGCTTGCAACTTAAGTGGCATCATGTTTTGGTGTTAAAATGATAAATCCAGGGACAAACTCGAGCTGAAAGCAGCTAAAGATGGATCAACCAGCTATGCAGCATTAGAGAGGAAGGCCGCATTGTATGATAAGCTAGTGAGGGGAGAGCTATCTGATGAGGAAGATAAGGAGAAGTATTGTGTTGATTTCTTCCGCAAGAACGTTGAACAGGATGAATCAGAGCAATCTCAGGTCCCAGATACTCCCGCAATAGTACCACCAGAAAGTGAAAATGGCGAGAATGAtgcttcttttttgtttaacaCAAAAACCGTGGGGCTCGGAAGAACAGCTGGAACACTGGACAATGATGAACACAAGCGTTTTGTGAGGTGAGAGTCCTAGCCATTTCTTGTTTAGAacatatagttttttatattgtaaaattcttagtaataaatatgaaacACAATTCGTTTAGATATGAATTAACTGGGCAATGATTGATGAGGGCTTGGGCCTCTGGCAGTTCAATTCAAGTTATTAGTTTATAATCAAGAATTTATGTTGGCCAATAATTTTATGCAAACTCATTTGTACAGGTATAATGCCGTGCAAACTCATTTATTACACTTATACTGTTATTTTCCTGTGCCTGCCGAGGGCCTTTGCACCCTGGGgttagtcgggactttgttcccggacacccggtgccaattaAAGAAACAAGTTCCCGTGCCTGTTAGCATAAGTTACACCCTTGGCTAGCCACTATAATTTGGTTGTGGCTGCTGTTTTTTACTCATCTAAGTTGCATTATTGTGGCGGAAAAGTCAAGAATGGCCTGGTTTCAGCAGTTGATGCTATTGACAAGCTGCTCAATTCTAactgttttaagttttaataacaAGCCTTCTATTATTGCTGTTACGCAGCATTGACTTGACACTATCTGGCTTCAGATTGAACCTCGTTTGGCAAAGaccataaatataatgtattatcATCTGTATTCAACTAAGGATATAAGGAACGTAGTTCATGTGGATTTTAGGCAAAATCCTATCATAAAACTGAGGAATGTTTTTTGGCAGCACCTGTAAGTAGAACATAAATTTCTAGTAACAGCTAAGAAAGGCTCAATTACCGTCTATGTTCTTTGGCTTGTTTGGTTGTGTATCCCTGAGACCCCTGCctgattttattgtttgaaaaatgttttttgtgTTATATGAGTAAGGCTCAATGGCTCATGACATGCTTATTGTGTTTGTGGTTTCCTCAGGGAAGTTCATGAAGAAGTAAATCAAGCAAGAGAAAAGGCGTCTGAGCTCAAACTGCGCAGGCAAGAGCAAGCCGCAGCTCGTCGTGAGAAGCTGAGGCAGGCATATTTAAGGAAACGGCTAGAGAACCTGAAATCTGCTGCATCAAAGTCAGAGCGGACATGATTAGCCGAAGGCTAGGATCATTGTTTTTTATTGTTCATGTTGATTTTTCCGGCTCAGTCATGTGGAAGTTTGTTAGTCCTCAAACGTGTGAAAAGTAAAGTGTTTACTTTTGAACAGTAAAGTAAACATTATTGAACAGTAAAGTGTTTTATAATACAAACTAGATGATCAGTCTGACAACCTCCATTCCTCCCCCCATTCTACTAcccccacccacccacccaaaacaaaacaaaaaaataaaaaggacacTTGCAACTTTGATCCGTCTTTGTTCAGCTTTTGCAAGCCTTGAATGAATTGCAGCATTTGATTCTGGTTCCGCAATGGAGAGTCATTGTGTCTGTTTCAGAGATGTTGCATCCTTTAGCCAAACAGAAAGTGAATATGATCGCAAGATTGACTTCAAACATGTGTCATGAGATTTCTGAGCAATCCAAACTAGAAAATTGAACAGGATAGATTTTGGAGAAAGATGTTATAGATGCTAGTAATCAAGTTGTCAGCTTATTGACATTATACTCCACAACCGAGCCAAACCCAACAATCATCCAACagaacaacaaaacaaaaacctagaacaaatttaaaaaacgCAAGTAATTCCCTTTTCACATTTACAAGAGTCTTCAATAGTCTTTT
This genomic interval from Juglans regia cultivar Chandler chromosome 3, Walnut 2.0, whole genome shotgun sequence contains the following:
- the LOC109021614 gene encoding uncharacterized protein At4g18257-like — translated: MGEEVERKRRVVVESLGWLTESSIMPKKHRAIEGVGPSSILELKAHLYKSQEESKKNKELAGVPDSVTFHRAKQNIAASDSFSAKNSGVEARAHKDKLELKAAKDGSTSYAALERKAALYDKLVRGELSDEEDKEKYCVDFFRKNVEQDESEQSQVPDTPAIVPPESENGENDASFLFNTKTVGLGRTAGTLDNDEHKRFVREVHEEVNQAREKASELKLRRQEQAAARREKLRQAYLRKRLENLKSAASKSERT
- the LOC109013086 gene encoding urease accessory protein G — translated: MASLPSHDHDHDHDHDHHHHHDHHQDHDHDHTHGDSTTKSWVGLDGKVYHSHDGLAPHSHEPIYSPGYFSRRAPPLLTRDFSERAFTVGIGGPVGTGKTALMLALCKLLRDKYSLAAVTNDIFTKEDGEFLVKHGALPEERIRAVETGGCPHAAIREDISINLGPLEELSNLFKADILLCESGGDNLAANFSRELADYIIYIIDVSGGDKIPRKGGPGITQADLLVINKTDLAPAVGADLTVMERDALRMRDGGPFVFAQVKHGLGVEEIVNHILQAWGAATGKKRH